In Aliamphritea ceti, a single window of DNA contains:
- a CDS encoding ATP-grasp domain-containing protein produces the protein MIKTLFVLSQTYLHYASSEAFFRIKKHSKIVLFLSENETLDERITKYIDEVVHVRGNCSLTLRPELDFSAIANRVKAEIELLGSAGNISIYCQQEDNLMVAARLREAFGIAGDLPEQVEIFRDKLAMKLTVGNCIPDSIPKHQKFDQQSYSENCEEYYQLLVKALGARMVIKPVSGAGSVNVAVIDNYSHFASFGELLARTDFSFEYEVDEFISGNMYQCDSVVVDGGVIFSSVLELGCTNFEFVQGQPLSFMPSIPGTLREVLNSFNCKVIKALGLQNGITHHEFFYDAQTETITFLEIAMRVPGTVVVPLHADNSGINLMDCSLYLATDKRWLNTLQASSKNDRFAALLPVGPGEVMCLHQPELESDYGIDWFISEGTAINATATVQDQAGVLRVYNTNPKALRRDFNRLRSFTATTCR, from the coding sequence ATGATTAAAACCTTGTTTGTTTTATCTCAAACTTATCTTCATTATGCGTCTTCAGAAGCCTTTTTTAGGATTAAAAAACACTCAAAGATCGTGTTGTTTTTATCTGAAAATGAGACGCTCGATGAGCGAATAACTAAATATATTGATGAAGTGGTTCATGTCAGAGGTAATTGCTCATTAACATTGCGGCCAGAATTGGATTTTTCTGCAATAGCTAATCGGGTAAAGGCTGAAATTGAATTGCTGGGCTCTGCTGGCAATATAAGTATTTACTGCCAGCAAGAAGATAACCTGATGGTTGCTGCACGCTTACGTGAAGCTTTTGGTATTGCCGGTGATCTACCTGAGCAGGTAGAAATATTCCGCGATAAGCTGGCGATGAAACTGACAGTTGGCAACTGTATTCCAGACAGTATCCCGAAGCATCAAAAATTTGATCAGCAGAGTTATAGTGAAAACTGTGAAGAGTATTATCAGCTGTTAGTTAAGGCGCTGGGGGCGCGCATGGTCATAAAGCCGGTTTCAGGGGCTGGCAGTGTAAATGTGGCTGTTATTGACAACTATAGCCACTTTGCATCCTTTGGCGAACTTTTAGCACGAACTGATTTCAGCTTTGAATATGAAGTTGATGAGTTCATTTCCGGCAATATGTATCAGTGTGATTCAGTTGTTGTTGATGGCGGGGTTATTTTTTCTTCAGTACTCGAACTTGGTTGTACTAATTTTGAATTTGTTCAGGGACAGCCGCTCAGCTTCATGCCATCTATACCGGGTACACTGCGTGAAGTTCTGAATAGCTTTAATTGTAAAGTTATTAAAGCACTTGGGCTGCAGAACGGCATTACACATCATGAGTTCTTTTATGATGCGCAGACTGAGACCATTACGTTTCTGGAAATAGCCATGCGGGTCCCGGGAACCGTTGTAGTTCCGCTGCATGCAGATAATTCCGGTATCAATCTGATGGATTGCAGCTTGTATCTTGCAACTGATAAGCGCTGGTTAAATACGTTACAGGCAAGCAGTAAGAATGACCGTTTCGCTGCTTTGCTTCCAGTTGGCCCCGGGGAGGTAATGTGTCTTCATCAGCCTGAGCTGGAAAGTGATTACGGCATTGACTGGTTTATAAGTGAAGGTACGGCCATTAATGCTACCGCAACGGTGCAGGATCAGGCTGGAGTGTTAAGGGTGTACAACACGAACCCTAAGGCGTTGCGCCGTGACTTTAATCGTCTACGTAGTTTTACAGCGACAACCTGTCGTTAG
- a CDS encoding DUF917 domain-containing protein yields the protein MEDLRYFSFQDLEDILRGAHFYASGGGGAFENGSQLLQQTLDILRQRGETGLAYFQPGVDVPDELWCPFVGALGAPAKYLSEGFEHAPLRAFKLHEEAMAQQLDQPGLKFSAVSAVETGTIAYGMNMLLAAQENIPMIDADGCGRAVPIIPMLGLAQPVESAPRLSPIALVSEQDEHQGGAQLVINTQNTQNLSDMLHGIITYDDGFDQRSAFSCYAATGKSLNAVSPGFIVPGAMTDCLNLGRVLRNNKGHETATISAIAEVTGGVHLARVRLLSINEETRDGFDFLQVELLDEFGRRYRVQVENESLLVQREDLYGHWQSLAMAPDLICYLCSNGDTISNAELVSTQAEYAKQGRPLMLNLFVLPVPDALNTEYFQQLCLDELASIGWPQEALVSPFTDYQKPHNGKLPGVKDVLSQAKQLAEGVSL from the coding sequence ATGGAAGACTTACGCTATTTTTCGTTTCAGGATCTCGAAGACATCCTTCGTGGAGCACATTTTTATGCCAGTGGTGGCGGTGGTGCATTTGAGAATGGTAGCCAGTTACTACAGCAAACACTGGATATCCTTCGTCAGCGCGGTGAGACCGGGCTTGCTTATTTTCAGCCGGGAGTGGACGTTCCGGATGAGCTGTGGTGCCCGTTCGTAGGGGCGCTAGGAGCACCTGCTAAGTATTTAAGTGAAGGTTTTGAACACGCGCCTTTACGTGCATTCAAACTGCATGAAGAAGCTATGGCGCAACAGTTAGATCAACCAGGCCTAAAATTCTCAGCTGTCAGTGCTGTGGAAACCGGCACGATTGCCTATGGCATGAACATGTTGCTTGCAGCACAGGAGAATATTCCCATGATTGATGCTGATGGTTGTGGCCGGGCTGTACCAATCATCCCAATGCTTGGGCTTGCACAACCTGTAGAGTCAGCGCCTCGGTTATCACCAATTGCGCTTGTTTCAGAACAGGATGAGCACCAGGGTGGGGCACAGTTGGTGATTAATACTCAAAACACCCAAAATCTCAGCGATATGCTACACGGCATTATTACTTATGATGATGGTTTTGATCAGCGTTCTGCATTCAGTTGTTATGCTGCCACAGGTAAGTCACTGAATGCTGTTAGCCCTGGCTTTATTGTTCCTGGGGCTATGACCGATTGTTTAAATCTGGGCCGCGTTTTGCGTAATAACAAAGGTCATGAGACAGCAACTATCAGTGCAATAGCAGAGGTAACGGGGGGTGTGCATCTAGCCAGAGTTCGCTTGCTAAGTATTAATGAAGAAACCAGAGACGGTTTTGATTTTCTGCAAGTGGAACTGCTGGATGAGTTCGGTCGCCGTTACAGGGTGCAAGTTGAAAACGAAAGCCTGCTGGTACAACGTGAAGATCTGTATGGCCACTGGCAATCTTTGGCTATGGCACCCGACTTAATCTGTTATCTGTGCAGCAATGGCGACACTATAAGCAACGCTGAACTAGTCAGTACTCAGGCTGAATATGCGAAACAGGGTCGGCCGTTGATGTTAAATCTTTTTGTATTGCCTGTTCCTGACGCGCTGAATACCGAATACTTTCAACAACTGTGTCTGGATGAATTAGCATCTATCGGTTGGCCACAGGAGGCTTTAGTTTCGCCGTTCACTGATTATCAGAAACCACACAATGGCAAATTACCAGGTGTCAAAGATGTTCTTAGTCAGGCTAAGCAATTAGCTGAAGGAGTGTCATTGTGA
- a CDS encoding aspartate/glutamate racemase family protein has translation MNLLILVPVNTSAFNESILEHVRPAVGKDCSVSVRNLDSGTSCIESRADLAINASHVIKAVQQAEADGFDGVFVTDMDMCGVEASRQLVRIPVIGGYRASAYTAMMLSQRFAILTIANADDMQREHARMFGIDNNLATVLALPLGVYDLADDTVIKQMLVEYAVRAVREFGAEAITFGCTGFVAYAEHLANSLQKLVGSYIPVMDPNRCAINYLELLVRNKLSQSQKTYPLVQPNLAVMT, from the coding sequence GTGAACTTGCTGATATTGGTGCCTGTAAATACATCCGCATTCAACGAATCTATTTTAGAGCACGTAAGGCCAGCTGTAGGTAAAGACTGTAGTGTTTCAGTCCGTAATCTTGATTCAGGTACCTCTTGTATCGAATCAAGGGCGGATCTGGCTATTAATGCCAGTCATGTTATTAAGGCGGTACAACAGGCTGAAGCTGATGGCTTTGATGGTGTGTTTGTCACGGATATGGACATGTGTGGCGTTGAAGCTTCCCGCCAGTTAGTCCGCATTCCGGTGATTGGAGGGTATCGGGCCAGCGCATATACCGCAATGATGCTGAGTCAGCGTTTTGCGATTCTGACTATCGCTAACGCCGATGATATGCAGCGTGAGCATGCCCGCATGTTCGGGATTGATAATAATCTGGCAACAGTATTGGCGCTACCTCTGGGGGTATACGACCTAGCGGATGACACTGTAATTAAACAGATGCTGGTTGAATACGCTGTCAGAGCTGTCAGAGAATTCGGTGCCGAAGCGATTACCTTTGGTTGTACCGGATTCGTTGCCTATGCTGAACATCTTGCGAACAGTCTGCAGAAATTAGTAGGGAGTTATATACCTGTGATGGACCCTAACCGCTGTGCAATTAACTATCTGGAATTATTGGTTCGAAATAAGCTTTCTCAAAGCCAGAAAACCTATCCGTTGGTCCAGCCGAATCTTGCTGTCATGACGTAG
- a CDS encoding TRAP transporter large permease, translating into MSDLFTAMGELSSINIGLIITALMLFMVIIGVRVAFAAASAGFFGLLWIFSAKLGFEKGFGVAVKMAGTIPHSKATTLSLSLIPTFILIGYLAYYAGLTKALFRAAKCWVGWLPGGLGVATVFSTAGFAAVSGASVATSAVFARIAIPEMLKVGYDKRFAAGVVAAGGTLASLIPPSAILVIYAIIVEQDVGTLLMAGFLPGIVSAIIYAGLVILLAKWRKDLGPPVSGFSWGERLASLPGALPIFFVVGIIMVCIYGGVGTPTEAGALGAFVVLIMALYQGMKWHNLKDALIESAKLTVMIFTIIWGVLLYVRFLGFADLPSAFSDWITALDQPPMMTLLCILLAYAVLGMFMDAIGMLLLTLPVVYPAVIALNGGEAVAAADSAFGVSGVGCAIWFGIIVVKMAELCLITPPIGLNCFVVAGVRKDISVQDVFRGATPFFVADVVTIAVLIAFPSIVLWLPSLIGS; encoded by the coding sequence ATGAGCGATTTATTCACTGCTATGGGCGAGCTAAGCTCAATCAACATTGGCTTAATTATCACAGCGCTGATGTTATTCATGGTCATTATCGGTGTACGCGTCGCATTTGCTGCCGCCAGCGCTGGCTTCTTTGGTTTACTGTGGATTTTCTCCGCTAAACTTGGCTTTGAAAAAGGTTTTGGTGTTGCCGTCAAAATGGCCGGCACTATCCCGCATTCCAAAGCAACTACGCTATCATTGTCACTGATTCCAACCTTTATCCTGATCGGTTACCTGGCATACTATGCAGGCCTGACCAAGGCGCTGTTTCGGGCAGCTAAATGTTGGGTTGGCTGGCTCCCTGGTGGTCTTGGGGTTGCAACAGTATTTTCAACGGCAGGTTTTGCCGCGGTATCTGGCGCCTCCGTCGCAACATCCGCAGTATTTGCCCGGATAGCCATTCCGGAAATGCTGAAAGTCGGTTATGACAAACGCTTTGCTGCCGGCGTTGTCGCTGCTGGCGGCACACTGGCTTCACTGATCCCCCCTTCTGCAATTCTGGTCATCTACGCGATTATTGTTGAGCAGGATGTAGGCACATTGCTAATGGCTGGCTTTCTGCCAGGAATAGTATCTGCAATCATCTATGCGGGTTTAGTCATCCTGTTAGCTAAATGGCGTAAAGATCTGGGACCACCTGTCAGTGGCTTTAGCTGGGGTGAACGTCTGGCATCCTTACCCGGTGCATTGCCGATATTCTTTGTTGTCGGCATCATTATGGTATGTATCTATGGCGGTGTCGGCACACCAACGGAAGCTGGCGCGCTGGGTGCCTTTGTCGTACTGATTATGGCGCTCTATCAGGGAATGAAATGGCATAACCTGAAAGATGCTCTTATTGAGTCTGCAAAGCTCACCGTTATGATCTTTACCATCATTTGGGGCGTACTGCTGTATGTGCGCTTTCTGGGTTTTGCAGATCTGCCTTCAGCGTTTTCAGACTGGATTACGGCTCTCGATCAGCCGCCGATGATGACCTTACTATGTATTTTGCTGGCCTATGCTGTACTGGGCATGTTCATGGATGCTATTGGCATGTTGTTACTGACACTGCCAGTGGTTTATCCAGCTGTTATTGCCTTAAACGGTGGTGAAGCCGTCGCCGCTGCTGATTCTGCATTCGGCGTATCCGGTGTAGGCTGTGCCATCTGGTTTGGCATTATCGTCGTAAAAATGGCAGAGCTCTGTCTGATCACCCCACCTATTGGTCTCAACTGCTTTGTTGTTGCCGGGGTACGAAAAGACATTTCCGTACAGGACGTTTTCCGGGGAGCTACACCTTTCTTCGTAGCGGATGTAGTTACAATTGCTGTTCTGATCGCCTTCCCAAGCATAGTACTCTGGTTGCCTTCGCTGATTGGCTCATAG
- a CDS encoding TRAP transporter small permease subunit, whose protein sequence is MAGSSAVLSDSSLLSRLDRAFHVAESWLALLSGITIFLLVLLAVVNVLGRWLFSLPVSGYIDWVEQFMAIFAFFGIAYCQRLGGHIRMDIFVSKLHGRKLWLSEAVTTLLMLFVTLVLIYGSYLHFLRAYTNGDSSIDIGLPVWPAKLVIPFALTVLALRLILQFWGYLRAFKEDTDTPVAVPLIEDAATQASHEADTVSGMDAQDKNNGGSV, encoded by the coding sequence ATGGCTGGATCCTCTGCTGTACTCAGTGATTCATCTCTTCTCAGTCGGCTGGACCGAGCATTTCATGTTGCTGAATCCTGGCTGGCACTCCTAAGTGGCATAACCATTTTTTTACTGGTCCTGCTGGCTGTCGTGAATGTCCTTGGTCGCTGGCTGTTTAGCCTGCCTGTTAGTGGCTATATCGACTGGGTTGAGCAATTTATGGCGATCTTCGCATTTTTTGGCATTGCTTACTGCCAGCGCCTCGGTGGTCACATCCGCATGGATATATTCGTCAGCAAGCTGCACGGCCGTAAGCTCTGGCTAAGTGAAGCTGTTACCACACTGTTAATGTTATTCGTCACTTTGGTGCTCATTTACGGCTCATACCTTCACTTTCTACGTGCCTACACTAACGGCGATAGTTCAATCGATATAGGTTTGCCTGTATGGCCTGCCAAACTTGTCATTCCATTTGCTCTGACGGTATTGGCGCTACGTTTAATTTTACAGTTCTGGGGCTATCTCAGAGCCTTTAAAGAAGATACTGATACCCCTGTTGCCGTTCCGCTGATTGAAGACGCAGCCACTCAGGCATCTCATGAAGCGGATACTGTTTCCGGCATGGACGCGCAAGACAAAAATAACGGAGGCAGTGTATGA
- a CDS encoding C4-dicarboxylate TRAP transporter substrate-binding protein — translation MKHFKTLAMASAIGLITASQVQAATEWNVSLWGKPRAFTAHVEKLAELVEAKTNGDFKLNLSYGGLSKNKENLDGISIGAFEMAQFCAGYHRDKNPTITVMELPFLGVSSLEQETKIAQALYKHPAVAKDLARWSATLLMPSPMPQYNIAGVGDAPKTVADFEGMRVRATGGIGKAMSGVNAVPTSMSATEVRTSLDSGVISAVAFAPHAHMAFGTVESAKWWTTNLNPGTVNCPVVVNTDALGSLSDANREALLGSVDEALAYYIDNYNGKTMKAWGPKLDEKGIERVTFSDAEIAEFKSKVAGPTREAWIKDMTAKGIPAQELYDLVNGMITQ, via the coding sequence ATGAAACACTTTAAAACCCTGGCTATGGCATCTGCCATTGGCCTGATAACTGCTTCACAAGTACAAGCTGCAACTGAGTGGAACGTATCACTATGGGGTAAACCACGGGCATTTACCGCGCATGTTGAAAAGCTGGCAGAACTGGTTGAAGCCAAAACAAACGGCGATTTCAAACTCAATCTCTCCTACGGTGGCCTCTCAAAGAACAAAGAAAACCTTGATGGTATTTCTATCGGTGCATTTGAGATGGCACAGTTCTGTGCCGGTTATCACCGTGACAAAAACCCAACAATCACTGTGATGGAACTGCCTTTCCTGGGTGTGTCATCCCTTGAGCAAGAAACAAAAATTGCCCAGGCACTATATAAGCACCCTGCCGTTGCAAAAGATCTGGCCCGCTGGAGCGCAACTTTACTGATGCCCTCCCCAATGCCTCAGTACAACATTGCCGGTGTAGGTGATGCGCCCAAAACTGTTGCGGATTTTGAAGGTATGCGTGTACGTGCAACCGGCGGTATTGGTAAAGCTATGTCCGGTGTAAATGCAGTACCCACCTCAATGTCTGCAACTGAAGTACGCACCTCTCTGGACTCAGGTGTTATTTCTGCCGTTGCTTTCGCACCCCATGCACACATGGCTTTCGGTACTGTTGAATCTGCCAAATGGTGGACCACTAACCTTAACCCAGGCACGGTTAACTGCCCTGTAGTAGTTAACACAGATGCTTTGGGTAGCCTGAGCGATGCGAACCGTGAAGCACTGTTAGGTTCAGTCGATGAAGCACTGGCGTATTACATTGACAACTATAACGGCAAGACAATGAAGGCCTGGGGCCCGAAGCTGGATGAGAAAGGTATTGAGCGTGTCACTTTCTCTGATGCAGAGATCGCTGAATTCAAATCTAAAGTTGCCGGACCTACTCGTGAAGCCTGGATAAAAGATATGACCGCTAAAGGCATACCTGCTCAGGAATTATATGACCTGGTTAATGGCATGATTACTCAGTAA
- a CDS encoding methylenetetrahydrofolate reductase: protein MSNPEIIQNFIQGFTAETTPAGAAKIPDFREHLREGTVVYITFLPGSDFNDTVDVAVRLRKEGFIPVPHFAARSITNEQVLEENIKRVVGEAGVDWVLTIAGAVDKPLGDFSDSTQLLQTGLFQKHGINKIAVAGHPEGSPDMSDKAILDAMRWKNAYAKETGTDMYMVTQFAFDVDPIIQWDKFLQSEGNSLPIHIGVPGLATLKSLMMHAKHCGVGASMKVLTKQAKNITKLLVVNAPDKQLTDLAHYHATDPNCGITGIHMYPLGGLRRTAEWSYEVADGRIVMNKKGGFDTINKIS from the coding sequence ATGTCCAATCCTGAAATTATTCAGAACTTTATCCAGGGCTTTACAGCGGAAACTACGCCTGCTGGCGCAGCTAAAATTCCTGATTTTCGCGAGCACTTACGCGAAGGTACCGTTGTATATATCACCTTCCTGCCAGGTTCGGACTTTAATGACACCGTTGATGTAGCCGTACGTTTACGTAAAGAAGGTTTCATTCCTGTACCTCACTTTGCTGCCCGGAGCATTACCAACGAACAAGTTCTGGAAGAAAACATTAAACGCGTTGTTGGTGAAGCCGGTGTTGACTGGGTTCTGACAATTGCAGGTGCTGTAGATAAGCCTCTGGGCGACTTCTCTGACTCTACTCAACTGTTACAAACTGGCTTGTTCCAGAAGCACGGCATTAATAAAATTGCGGTTGCCGGTCATCCTGAAGGCAGCCCTGATATGTCTGATAAGGCAATTCTGGATGCAATGCGCTGGAAGAATGCTTACGCGAAAGAAACCGGTACCGATATGTACATGGTGACTCAGTTCGCATTCGACGTAGATCCAATTATCCAGTGGGATAAGTTCCTGCAATCTGAAGGCAATTCACTACCGATCCATATCGGTGTACCAGGTCTGGCAACATTGAAATCTCTGATGATGCACGCTAAGCACTGTGGTGTTGGCGCATCTATGAAGGTTCTGACTAAACAGGCTAAGAACATTACTAAGCTGTTGGTTGTTAATGCACCAGACAAGCAGCTTACAGATCTGGCTCACTACCACGCGACTGATCCTAACTGCGGTATTACCGGTATTCACATGTACCCGTTAGGTGGCCTGCGTCGCACTGCTGAATGGAGCTATGAAGTTGCTGACGGCCGTATCGTTATGAATAAGAAAGGTGGTTTCGACACCATCAACAAAATCAGCTAA
- a CDS encoding acetoacetate--CoA ligase, which yields MNQPLWSPSAEAIAASNIRAFSQQCETRFDLNLPDYDSLWQWSVDYPEDFWSAFWDYAEIKSQHRGERVLIDGNKMPGAQFFPDAKLNFAENLLQRRDESDAIVFRAEDQANRRVSWNQLYDQVSLLSQALRNAGVVPGDRVAGFVPNMPETIIAMLAAASVGAIWTSCSPDFGVNGVLDRFGQSRPKVLFCADGYFYNGKGHDSLNTVAEILTDLAVVEQVIVLPLLNDTPDISVVKKVRSAATLADFTADFIASEIEFVAMPFNHPLFIMYSSGTTGKPKCITHSAGGMLLNLRKEHLLNCDQRPEDRVFYFTTCGWMMWNWLIGALGTGATVMLYDGSPFYPNGNVLYDYAAEEKFTLFGTSAKYIDACRKAGLKPIETHDLKDLRAICSTGSPLVDEGFDYIYESVKQDVQLSSISGGTDICGCFILGNPTGPVWRGEIQARGLGLAIEVFDDDGQPVRGDRGEMVCTKPFPNMPVGFWGDDSGEKYQSAYFDKYANIWTHGDFIAITEHNGVVVYGRSDATLNPGGVRIGTAEIYRQVELFDEVQEAIVIGQEWDADTRVVLFVRLTQGVSLTDDLVITMKKRIRSECTPRHVPAKIIAVTDIPRTRSGKITELAVRDVVHGRPVKNKEALANPEALELFANIAELQQD from the coding sequence ATGAATCAACCCCTTTGGTCCCCTTCTGCCGAAGCGATAGCAGCATCTAACATTCGCGCGTTTAGCCAACAGTGCGAAACTCGCTTTGATCTTAATCTGCCGGATTACGACAGTTTGTGGCAATGGTCTGTTGATTACCCTGAAGACTTCTGGAGTGCTTTCTGGGATTACGCAGAAATTAAAAGTCAGCACCGGGGCGAGAGAGTTCTTATTGACGGCAACAAAATGCCAGGCGCGCAATTCTTCCCTGATGCGAAACTTAACTTTGCAGAAAACCTGTTACAGCGTCGTGATGAAAGTGACGCCATTGTCTTCAGAGCCGAAGACCAGGCTAACCGTCGGGTTAGCTGGAACCAACTGTACGATCAGGTTTCCCTGTTAAGCCAGGCGTTACGTAATGCAGGCGTAGTACCGGGTGACCGGGTCGCAGGCTTTGTGCCTAACATGCCTGAAACCATTATTGCTATGCTGGCAGCCGCCTCAGTCGGAGCTATCTGGACTAGCTGCTCTCCGGATTTTGGAGTTAACGGTGTATTAGACCGCTTCGGTCAGTCCCGCCCTAAAGTATTGTTCTGTGCGGATGGGTACTTCTACAACGGTAAAGGCCATGACAGTCTGAATACTGTTGCTGAGATCCTTACCGACCTTGCCGTTGTAGAACAGGTTATCGTGTTGCCTTTGCTGAACGATACACCTGATATCAGCGTGGTAAAAAAAGTACGTTCTGCAGCAACTCTGGCAGACTTCACGGCTGATTTCATAGCCAGTGAAATTGAGTTTGTAGCAATGCCATTTAATCATCCGCTGTTTATCATGTATTCCAGCGGTACCACAGGCAAACCTAAATGCATCACACACAGCGCAGGAGGTATGCTGCTTAACCTGCGAAAAGAGCATCTGCTGAATTGTGATCAGCGTCCGGAAGACAGGGTCTTTTACTTTACGACTTGCGGCTGGATGATGTGGAACTGGTTAATTGGTGCTCTCGGTACAGGTGCAACTGTCATGCTGTACGACGGCTCCCCTTTCTATCCAAACGGCAATGTATTGTACGACTATGCAGCTGAAGAAAAATTTACGTTGTTTGGCACCTCAGCCAAATATATTGATGCCTGTCGCAAAGCCGGGCTCAAACCTATTGAAACCCACGACCTGAAAGATCTTCGTGCTATCTGCTCAACCGGATCGCCACTGGTTGATGAAGGTTTTGATTACATCTACGAATCAGTAAAACAGGATGTACAGTTATCTTCTATTTCAGGCGGTACTGATATCTGCGGCTGTTTCATTCTTGGTAACCCTACAGGCCCGGTATGGCGTGGAGAAATTCAGGCCCGCGGTTTAGGTCTGGCTATTGAAGTATTTGATGATGATGGCCAGCCAGTACGTGGCGACCGTGGTGAAATGGTTTGTACCAAACCTTTCCCTAATATGCCCGTTGGTTTCTGGGGTGACGACAGCGGTGAAAAATATCAGTCCGCGTACTTTGATAAATACGCCAATATCTGGACTCATGGTGATTTTATTGCCATCACTGAACACAATGGCGTGGTTGTATATGGGCGCTCTGATGCAACCCTTAACCCGGGTGGCGTCCGTATAGGTACCGCAGAAATTTACCGCCAGGTGGAGCTTTTTGATGAGGTTCAGGAAGCTATCGTTATTGGCCAGGAGTGGGATGCTGATACCCGGGTGGTGTTGTTTGTACGGTTAACTCAGGGTGTTTCCCTCACCGACGATCTTGTGATCACAATGAAAAAGCGCATTCGCAGCGAATGCACACCTCGCCACGTACCAGCTAAGATCATTGCTGTTACAGATATCCCCCGTACGCGTTCAGGCAAGATTACAGAGCTGGCTGTAAGAGATGTCGTACATGGTCGTCCGGTTAAAAATAAAGAAGCCTTAGCTAATCCGGAAGCACTTGAACTATTCGCTAACATAGCTGAACTTCAGCAAGACTAG
- a CDS encoding LysR family transcriptional regulator has translation MRNITLKQLRAFVAVAHTRSFTEACVRVHLSQPALSIAIKNLEEEVGGELLARTTRTLALTPEGEEFFPIAERMLLDWDNALEDLQQRFALNRGRIIIGAMPSFASSLLPALLKAFRIEYPQIAVTVQDVVAESVVDLVREGRIEIGFSFDPGDADDLSFTPLFEDHFVAIVNQKSPLADNKEIQWADLLQHDFISLQKPSSMRQLLEDELGALNMQLSPEFESHQLVTIGRMVSAGLGVSAVPSVCIRQMQEMQVLCKPLQAPKISRPVGILTRRRYPLSSAARQMLNVVSNQSELFSVGL, from the coding sequence ATGCGTAATATCACCCTTAAGCAATTACGGGCATTCGTAGCTGTCGCACATACACGTAGTTTTACAGAGGCCTGTGTACGGGTACATTTATCGCAACCAGCTCTGAGTATAGCGATAAAGAATCTTGAAGAAGAAGTTGGTGGAGAGTTGCTGGCCAGAACGACACGAACCCTGGCACTGACACCTGAAGGTGAAGAGTTCTTTCCCATTGCGGAGCGCATGCTACTTGACTGGGATAATGCATTGGAAGATTTACAACAGCGTTTTGCCTTAAACCGTGGCCGAATCATTATTGGTGCTATGCCATCGTTTGCCAGCAGTCTTCTACCTGCTCTGTTAAAAGCATTTCGCATTGAATATCCGCAGATTGCAGTGACTGTCCAGGATGTAGTAGCAGAAAGTGTTGTCGACCTGGTCAGGGAAGGGCGGATTGAAATTGGTTTCAGTTTTGATCCCGGCGATGCTGATGACCTGAGCTTTACACCGTTATTTGAAGATCATTTTGTAGCCATTGTTAATCAAAAGAGTCCGCTGGCTGACAACAAAGAGATTCAGTGGGCTGATTTACTGCAACATGATTTTATAAGTTTGCAAAAACCTTCCAGTATGCGTCAGTTGCTTGAAGATGAGTTAGGGGCTCTCAACATGCAGTTGTCACCAGAATTTGAGAGCCATCAGTTAGTGACTATTGGCCGAATGGTTTCAGCAGGCTTAGGTGTGAGTGCCGTGCCTTCTGTATGTATACGTCAGATGCAGGAAATGCAGGTATTGTGTAAACCCTTGCAGGCACCAAAAATATCCAGGCCTGTGGGAATTCTTACCCGGCGACGGTATCCGTTATCCAGTGCTGCAAGGCAAATGCTGAATGTTGTGAGCAATCAGTCAGAATTATTTTCTGTTGGGCTCTAG